From a single Nicotiana tomentosiformis chromosome 2, ASM39032v3, whole genome shotgun sequence genomic region:
- the LOC138904634 gene encoding uncharacterized protein translates to MVRQSIRTVKLTNNEDEYEGMIAGLELAKALGAEVIEAKCDSLHVVNQVNGTFEVREERKQRYLDKLQVTLHRFKEWSLQHVPRDQNSEADALANLGSSVEDNELDSRAVVQLMSSVVEEGHTEINSTSLTWDWRTNT, encoded by the coding sequence atggttagacaatctattagaactgtgaaattgactaacaacgaggacgAATATGAGggcatgattgcaggtctcgaactagccaaagccttgggagcggaggtgattgaagccaaatgcgactccctccACGTGGTGAATCAGGTTAACGGAACCTTCGAAGTTAGGGAAGAACGAAagcaaagatacctagataagttacaagtaactttgcaccgatttaaggagtggagtttgcaacatgtgcctcgggatcagaatagtgaggccgatgccctcgcaaacttagggtcatcggtcgaggacaaCGAGCTTGATTCGAGGGCCGTCGTGCAACTCATGAGTTCAGTAGTTgaagaaggccacaccgagataaattccacaagcttgacctgggattggagaacaaatacatag
- the LOC104104418 gene encoding uncharacterized protein has translation MAIEPCSDDSSPRISLSHDISQTNTVPVPVEQYIRSTNNYSSSSSSIDFDFCVLHQSFDLDQSSSAGELFFDGKILPIEMKKKHIAPTLPPNKIEKSPAKSHKLVAPSNTCFKNEKLIETKSGILETSSSSLDDEKQNNNSKSFWNFKRSRSLNCGTSSSTSTSYARTLCPLPLLSRSNSTGSTPSVKHKQHSHKSSFSVSTGQYQKPPLRKIPSNTYSNDIRIKSVLNVPPPSFFGLGSIFSRGKEKYKKR, from the coding sequence ATGGCGATTGAACCATGTTCAGATGATTCTAGTCCTCGTATCTCTTTATCTCATGACATTTCTCAGACAAATACTGTTCCTGTTCCTGTCGAACAGTATATTCGATCAACTAATAATTATTCATCCTCCTCTAGTAgtattgattttgatttttgtGTATTACATCAAAGCTTTGATCTTGATCAATCTTCTTCAGCTGGTGAGCTTTTCTTTGATGGCAAGATTCTTCCCATTGAAATGAAGAAAAAGCATATTGCTCCAACTCTTCCGCCCAACAAGATAGAAAAGTCACCGGCaaaaagtcataagttggtcGCTCCCAGTAACACATGTTTCAAGAATGAAAAATTGATAGAAACAAAAAGTGGGATTCTtgaaacatcatcatcatctttaGACGATGAAAAGCAGAACAACAACTCAAAGTCATTTTGGAACTTCAAGCGTAGtcgtagtttgaattgtggaaCTAGTAGTAGTACTAGTACTAGTTATGCTAGGACTTTATGTCCTTTGCCACTTTTATCTCGAAGTAATTCAACTGGTTCTACTCCAAGTGTTAAGCACAAACAACATTCCCATAAATCATCTTTCTCCGTATCTACAGGTCAATATCAAAAACCTCCATTGAGAAAGATTCCAAGTAATACATACAGTAATGATATTAGAATCAAATCAGTATTAAATGTCCCTCCACCAAGTTTTTTTGGTTTGGGCTCTATCTTTTCCAGAGGCAAGGAAAAGTACAAGAAGAGGTGA